The DNA segment AATAGAACATACTCTTTTGGCCTTAGATCGAGCCTGGTGCCCGAGACAGTAGCGTCCCGACGCCTGGTATCAATCTGAAGATCTCCGACCCTCAGCACCGTAGTCTGCTCGCTCAGCGGGGGTCGACGCAGTAGCGCGCGCAGTCGAGCCAGAAGCTCCTCAAACTTGAACGGCTTGGGAAGATAGTCATCAGCGCCGGCATCCAACCCAGCTACGCGATGGTCGATGTCGCTCAGCGCGGTCAACATCAAGATTGGGTATGTGCGCCCAGCATCTCGTGCCCGTTGGATCACCGTGCGGCCGTCCTGGCCCGGGAGACGCCAGTCTACGATCAGCACGTCGTAGGCGTTGGTAAGCGCTAGATCTTCGCC comes from the Rhodothermales bacterium genome and includes:
- a CDS encoding response regulator transcription factor, with translation GEDLALTNAYDVLIVDWRLPGQDGRTVIQRARDAGRTYPILMLTALSDIDHRVAGLDAGADDYLPKPFKFEELLARLRALLRRPPLSEQTTVLRVGDLQIDTRRRDATVSGTRLDLRPKEYVLLEDLARHAGEVVSRSVIAERVWGQAFYVSDNVIDVTISSLRQRLAEAQKETDSVNKVAILTVRGVGYRLEGAQ